The following is a genomic window from Ancylothrix sp. D3o.
CAGGTGCGTTCTTATCAACCGCAGGTAATTGATGGCTCAGAAGGCGAGGCAATTCTCCAAACAATAGAGGAAATGTCTTTGAGTTTTAACCGGCCTATGACTTCGCCTATGATTATTTATGCTCCCAAAACCCAGCCTAAAGCCTCCGTAGCCGAGGGTTCTCTTCAATCTATGCCAGCAAAAAGCATCATTGAAGAACCTTCTCCTACTTTCACTGGAGAAAGTTTTGTGAAAACGTCGGGAGGATCGAAACGTTTGATTGAGATGCCGGTGTTTCCGGGTGATATCATTCACCGAAATTATCTTGATGAGCAACTTTGGCCGCAAACCGAATTGCCAGAACCGGCAGAATCTTCTGTTGAGGCTGATCCGTTTATTTCAGAGCCTTTTATCGAAGAACCGCTGTCTGCTCCTGCAAATGCGGAACCTCACTCCAAAGCGCCGGCACAGCCTGTTTATTCGTTTAATTTGTCTTATTATTCCAAACCCAAGGATTTACAAACAGTCAATTTGGCTGCTGGTATCCAGACCACCGACCACAAAAATATAGACCTGCCGGTGTTTCTGTAAGATTTTTGAATTATTATCGATCTGCCGGTCGGCCAAAAACCGCCTCCCAAGCTACCACTGACACCCAACCAAGGACAATTGTGTTTGCCATCGCCGTTAATAAGCAGCAGTACGAAACCTACACTCTCACAGACGACTCCGCCGAGTCTTCTCTTGAAGTCGTTCCTGAACGGGGTGGGATAATCACCGGCTGGCAGGTTAAAGGCAAAGAAATTCTCTACCTGGATGCCGAACGCTTTGCCAACCCTGCGCTCAGCGTCCGGGGAGGAATCCCGATTTTATTTCCGATTTGCGGGAATTTGCCCAATAATACCTACAGTTATCAAAACCAGCAGTACACGCTCAAACAACACGGCTTTGCCCGCGATGCAGCTTGGCTTGTCAGTGACCAGGTAACGGATAATAAGGCTAGTCTCACTTTGGTTATGCACAGTAATGAGGAAACTCGTGCTGTTTATCCATTTGATTTTAAGCTGGCTTTTAGTTACACGATAAAGGGAAATGCCTTAGAAATTTTTCAGCGCTATACAAATTTATCTGAGGAAACGATGCCGTTTTGCACCGGCCTCCATCCCTATTTTTTGACACCAGATAAAAGTCAGTTGCGCTTTGAAATTCCAGCGGTGCAGTATATCGACCAAATTAAGCAAACCAAACATCCCTATTACGGTCATTTTGATTTGACCCCAGATGAGTTGGATTTGGCTTTTCCCCAAATTACCGGCCTGGCGGCGAATTTTACCGATAATAGCCGCCGGCTGCGGGTGACGGTTAGCTATAGCAGTGCTTATACGACTTTGGTTTTTTGGACTATCAAAGGCAAAGATTATTGCTGTATTGAACCTTGGAGCGCGCCGCGAAATGCCTTAAATGCCGGTAAACCCTTGATTCGGCTTGCTCCTGGGGCTAGTTGTGAAACCATAGTCCGGTTGAGTGTGACATTTTTTTAAAAAAACCTCTTGCATTTCTCAAAGGATGTGTTATGGTATTAAAGGTGTGAGCGAAGAACACACAGCGGGTCGCTAACTCAACGGTAGAGTACTCGGCTTTTAACCGATTAGTTCCGGGTTCGAATCCCGGGCGTCCCATTTAGAAAAAGAGATCAGTAAGTTTGAGGCTTTAGGGATAAGGCGTAACAAAGAGCCTTTTATCTCGCTTCAGTCGGTTGTCGATGAATTTTGACTATGGACTAATGACTTTTGACAAATGACAAAATAATTTCGCAGAAGTGTCAAAGTATCTTAAGATTGTCGTAAGAATTAGGCTGCTATAAAACCAACTCGCTGACAATACAGAATTAGGAGGAATATCTATGGCGCTAGTACCTATGCGGTTGCTGCTCGATCACGCGGCGGAAAACGGTTACGGCTTGCCGGCTTTCAACGTCAATAACATGGAGCAAATCCAATCGATCATGCGGGCAGCAGAAGAAACCGATAGCCCGGTGATTTTGCAAGCTTCTCGTGGCGCTCGTAACTATGCCGGTGAAAACTTTTTGCGCCATCTGATTCTGGCTGCGGTGGAAACCTACCCGCATATTCCCATTTCGATGCACCAAGATCACGGGAATGAACCGGCCACCTGCTATTCTGCCATGAAGAACGGTTTCACCAGCGTAATGATGGATGGCTCTTTGGAAGCGGATGCTAAAACTCCCGCCAGCTATGAGTACAACGTTGCTGTTACCCGCGAAGTGGTGAAAGTGGCTCACGCTATTGGTGTGAGTGTTGAAGGTGAACTCGGTTGCTTGGGTTCTTTGGAAACCGGCATGGGTGAAGCTGAAGATGGACACGGTTTTGAAGGCAAACTGGATCATTCTCAATTGCTGACTGATCCGGATCAAGCTGTTGATTTCGTTGAGCAAACCGGCGTGGATGCGCTGGCGGTGGCAATTGGTACCTCTCACGGTGCTTATAAGTTTACCCGTAAGCCGACTGGCGAAATTTTGGCAATTAGCCGCATTGAAGAAATTCACCGCCGCTTGCCGAA
Proteins encoded in this region:
- the fba gene encoding class II fructose-bisphosphate aldolase (catalyzes the reversible aldol condensation of dihydroxyacetonephosphate and glyceraldehyde 3-phosphate in the Calvin cycle, glycolysis, and/or gluconeogenesis); protein product: MALVPMRLLLDHAAENGYGLPAFNVNNMEQIQSIMRAAEETDSPVILQASRGARNYAGENFLRHLILAAVETYPHIPISMHQDHGNEPATCYSAMKNGFTSVMMDGSLEADAKTPASYEYNVAVTREVVKVAHAIGVSVEGELGCLGSLETGMGEAEDGHGFEGKLDHSQLLTDPDQAVDFVEQTGVDALAVAIGTSHGAYKFTRKPTGEILAISRIEEIHRRLPNTHLVMHGSSSVPEDLLALINQYGGTIPETYGVPVEEIQKGIKCGVRKVNIDTDNRLAITAAVREALGTNTKEFDPRHFLKPSIKYMQKVCADRYQQFGAAGNASKIKQVSQEEFARKYAKGELNSAPKKAVTV
- a CDS encoding aldose epimerase, giving the protein MFAIAVNKQQYETYTLTDDSAESSLEVVPERGGIITGWQVKGKEILYLDAERFANPALSVRGGIPILFPICGNLPNNTYSYQNQQYTLKQHGFARDAAWLVSDQVTDNKASLTLVMHSNEETRAVYPFDFKLAFSYTIKGNALEIFQRYTNLSEETMPFCTGLHPYFLTPDKSQLRFEIPAVQYIDQIKQTKHPYYGHFDLTPDELDLAFPQITGLAANFTDNSRRLRVTVSYSSAYTTLVFWTIKGKDYCCIEPWSAPRNALNAGKPLIRLAPGASCETIVRLSVTFF